Proteins from a genomic interval of Buchnera aphidicola (Brachycaudus cardui):
- the iscU gene encoding Fe-S cluster assembly scaffold IscU: MAYSKKVMDHYENPRNVGSFSNSDTNVGSGLVGAPACGDVMKLQIKVNNKGIIEDACFKTYGCGSAIASSSLVTEWVKGKSITEAASIKNTTIVEELELPPVKIHCSILAEDAIKAAIADYNSKKK, encoded by the coding sequence GTAATGGATCATTATGAAAATCCTCGTAATGTAGGATCTTTTTCTAATTCTGATACTAATGTAGGAAGTGGATTAGTTGGCGCACCTGCTTGTGGTGATGTTATGAAATTACAAATTAAAGTTAACAATAAAGGAATTATTGAAGATGCTTGTTTTAAAACATATGGTTGTGGTTCTGCTATTGCGTCTAGTTCATTAGTCACTGAATGGGTAAAAGGTAAATCTATCACTGAAGCTGCATCAATTAAAAATACTACCATAGTAGAAGAACTAGAACTTCCACCGGTAAAAATTCATTGTTCTATTTTAGCAGAAGATGCTATTAAAGCAGCTATTGCTGATTATAACAGTAAAAAGAAATAG
- the hscB gene encoding Fe-S protein assembly co-chaperone HscB, which produces MNYFTLLNVPQQFNIDKKILTENFYKLQLKFHPDLFMNDCSLKKKIVLEQSIKINKGYKILKHSSSRAIYLLYLNGFEISKETILLKNQDFLIKYFSLYEELDDLKKNNFDKTKLNIFLTKIEKKIENYKIMIDIEFKNNNYDKTVQIISKFLFFKKIKTNLKKEEGIFLGYIN; this is translated from the coding sequence ATGAACTATTTTACATTATTAAATGTACCACAACAGTTTAATATTGATAAAAAAATACTGACTGAAAATTTTTATAAGTTACAATTAAAATTCCATCCTGATTTATTTATGAATGATTGTTCTTTAAAGAAAAAAATAGTTTTAGAACAATCAATTAAAATCAATAAAGGTTATAAAATTTTAAAACATTCTTCAAGCAGAGCAATATATCTACTATATCTAAATGGTTTTGAAATTAGTAAAGAAACTATTTTATTAAAAAATCAAGATTTTTTAATAAAATACTTTTCTTTATATGAAGAGTTAGATGATTTAAAAAAGAACAATTTTGATAAAACAAAATTAAATATTTTTTTAACTAAAATAGAAAAAAAAATTGAAAATTATAAAATCATGATTGATATTGAATTTAAAAATAATAATTATGACAAGACAGTTCAAATTATATCAAAATTTTTATTTTTTAAAAAAATAAAAACTAATTTAAAAAAAGAAGAAGGTATCTTTTTAGGATATATAAATTAA
- the hscA gene encoding Fe-S protein assembly chaperone HscA, translated as MVVTKKNNSEKLFLGIDFGTTYSLAATVKKEEIILLLDNKKRYLLPSIVSYKNNTVSVGWDALEHVIKDPMNTITSVKRLLGRSIEFIKKEFPILPYLIEEKNGNIIFHTNTGVVTPIDVSSEILKCLKKRALFLFNQEIDASIITVPAYFDNFQKKAIKEAALLSQINLIRLLNEPTAAAIAYGLKIKKKGIIIVYDLGGGTFDISVLKLNKEIFEVLATSGNSNLGGDDFDYALANYIFKKYNIENKCNIKDTCNEFFQCSLLQIAKITKVKLTIYHKVEIQFFGWTSYITRDEFNIIIIDLVKKTLLICSQLLEEINLSVDKIEEVIMVGGSTRVPLVYQEVLNFFKKLPLSSINPDQVVAIGAAIQANMLINNSYVKNKTILLDVMPLSLGIEVMGGFVEKIISRNTSIPISKTKEFTTYKDNQTSIIIHVLQGERELVKDCISLSRFILKNIKPQKAGVTRILVTFEVDTDGLIDVKVLDKYSNQHKRIQIDSNMILQNINVAKVVQDSLVYAKKDYFFRVKTEKKMEAIHILDILNTALRDNKRLVSEEELNKIKLQKKKLEKSIDEDDFFSIKLNIKKLEDISKNFFSLQLKKTFSSFSNTNYLKRNK; from the coding sequence ATGGTCGTTACAAAAAAAAATAATAGTGAAAAATTATTTTTAGGTATTGATTTTGGTACTACGTATTCTTTAGCAGCTACTGTAAAAAAAGAAGAAATTATTTTATTATTAGATAATAAAAAACGCTATTTATTGCCATCAATTGTGTCTTATAAAAATAATACTGTATCAGTAGGTTGGGATGCTTTAGAACATGTTATTAAAGATCCTATGAATACTATTACTTCTGTAAAGCGCTTATTAGGTCGTTCTATTGAATTTATAAAAAAAGAATTTCCTATTCTACCATACCTTATAGAGGAAAAAAATGGCAATATTATTTTTCATACAAATACTGGTGTTGTAACTCCTATTGATGTTTCTAGTGAAATATTAAAATGTTTAAAAAAAAGAGCTCTTTTTTTATTTAATCAAGAAATAGATGCAAGCATTATTACAGTTCCAGCGTATTTTGATAATTTTCAAAAAAAAGCTATTAAAGAAGCAGCTCTTTTATCACAAATTAATTTAATAAGATTATTAAATGAACCTACAGCTGCTGCTATTGCATATGGATTAAAAATAAAAAAGAAAGGTATAATTATTGTATACGATTTAGGAGGTGGTACTTTTGATATATCTGTATTAAAACTAAATAAAGAAATATTTGAAGTATTAGCGACTAGTGGAAATTCTAATTTAGGAGGTGATGATTTTGATTACGCTTTAGCTAACTATATTTTTAAAAAATATAATATAGAAAATAAATGCAATATAAAAGATACATGCAATGAATTTTTTCAATGTTCATTATTACAAATTGCAAAAATAACTAAAGTCAAATTAACTATCTATCATAAAGTAGAGATTCAGTTTTTTGGTTGGACAAGTTATATTACTCGTGATGAATTTAATATTATTATTATTGATTTAGTAAAAAAAACTTTATTGATTTGTTCTCAATTACTTGAAGAAATTAATTTATCAGTAGATAAAATAGAAGAAGTTATAATGGTAGGAGGTTCAACTCGTGTACCCTTAGTTTATCAAGAAGTTTTAAACTTTTTTAAAAAACTTCCATTAAGTTCTATTAATCCTGATCAAGTTGTAGCAATAGGTGCTGCAATACAAGCAAATATGCTAATTAATAATAGTTATGTCAAAAATAAAACAATATTATTGGATGTTATGCCGCTTTCTTTAGGTATTGAAGTAATGGGTGGTTTTGTTGAAAAAATAATTTCTAGAAATACTTCAATTCCTATCTCTAAAACTAAAGAGTTTACTACTTATAAAGATAATCAAACTTCTATTATTATACATGTTTTACAAGGTGAAAGAGAATTAGTAAAAGATTGTATTTCATTATCTCGTTTTATTTTAAAAAACATAAAACCTCAAAAAGCAGGAGTTACTCGTATTTTAGTTACATTTGAAGTTGATACAGATGGATTAATTGATGTAAAAGTATTAGATAAATATAGTAATCAACATAAACGTATTCAAATTGATAGTAACATGATATTACAAAATATTAATGTTGCTAAAGTAGTTCAAGATTCATTAGTATATGCTAAAAAGGACTATTTTTTTAGAGTAAAAACAGAAAAAAAAATGGAAGCAATACATATTTTAGATATTTTAAACACTGCTTTGAGAGATAATAAAAGATTAGTTTCAGAAGAAGAATTAAATAAAATAAAACTTCAAAAGAAGAAGTTAGAAAAATCTATTGATGAAGACGATTTTTTTTCTATAAAATTAAATATTAAAAAATTAGAAGATATTAGTAAGAACTTTTTTTCATTGCAACTTAAAAAAACTTTCAGTTCCTTTTCAAATACGAATTATTTAAAGAGAAATAAATAA